Proteins found in one Pseudomonas sp. P8_241 genomic segment:
- a CDS encoding TetR/AcrR family transcriptional regulator gives MTAPQRLTDRKREAIIQAAIAEFRDNGFEITSMDRIAATAGVSKRTVYNHFPSKEELFAEILNQLWVRVTAEQETSYRPDEPLRDQLRQLLIAKLQMLSDDNFLDLARVAIAATIHSPERAQSMVCRIGEREENLTAWIRAAQADGRLKAVAPEFAAQQVHGLLKSFAFWPQISMGMPSLSAEMQSTVVESALDMFLACYQQ, from the coding sequence ATGACAGCTCCACAGCGCCTCACTGACCGAAAACGCGAAGCCATCATTCAGGCGGCGATTGCCGAGTTTCGCGACAACGGTTTCGAGATCACCAGCATGGACAGGATTGCCGCCACTGCCGGCGTGTCGAAGCGCACGGTGTACAACCACTTCCCCAGCAAGGAAGAGTTGTTTGCCGAAATCCTCAACCAGTTATGGGTACGAGTGACGGCGGAACAGGAAACGTCCTACCGCCCTGATGAGCCCTTGCGCGACCAATTACGCCAATTGCTGATCGCGAAATTGCAAATGCTGAGCGATGACAATTTTCTCGATCTGGCACGAGTCGCCATCGCTGCGACCATCCATTCTCCCGAGCGCGCCCAAAGCATGGTTTGCCGAATAGGTGAACGCGAAGAAAATCTGACTGCGTGGATTCGTGCGGCTCAGGCCGATGGGCGGCTAAAAGCCGTTGCTCCCGAGTTTGCCGCGCAGCAGGTTCATGGATTGCTCAAATCCTTTGCATTCTGGCCGCAGATTTCCATGGGCATGCCCAGCTTGTCGGCTGAGATGCAAAGCACGGTGGTGGAGTCGGCGCTGGATATGTTTCTGGCCTGTTACCAGCAGTGA
- a CDS encoding LysR family transcriptional regulator: MASHEVLLAFVEAATQGSFSAAARKLGRSQSTISAAVASLEIDLNLTLFDRSSRKPSLTPAGHVMLQRAEEILAATSRLEMTASQLSQGVEAKLTVALSDTYQSDRFEGALSAFEQRYPDLELECLIAECDDLVALVQSGRANVAFAEMQESYPPDLVSSTVDERTEIALFVSPQHPLAAQKTIHQDQLYQHRELRLATIVNPYESRAKGRVWSAPSYLMLLEMAQGGFGWAPLPRWLVERFGPGTLQELEVRGWPKTVSVDALWSRLNPPGPAGSWLLGRMLE, translated from the coding sequence ATGGCCTCTCACGAAGTGCTGCTGGCGTTTGTCGAAGCCGCTACCCAAGGTTCGTTTTCCGCTGCGGCGCGCAAGCTCGGCCGCAGTCAGTCGACCATCAGCGCGGCAGTTGCAAGCCTGGAGATCGATCTGAACCTGACCCTGTTCGACCGCAGCAGCCGCAAGCCGAGCCTGACGCCGGCCGGTCACGTCATGTTGCAACGGGCCGAAGAGATTCTCGCGGCCACCAGCCGTCTGGAAATGACTGCCAGCCAACTGTCCCAAGGGGTCGAAGCCAAGCTGACCGTGGCGCTTTCCGACACCTATCAGTCGGACCGTTTCGAGGGCGCACTCAGTGCGTTCGAGCAGCGCTACCCTGACCTCGAGCTCGAATGCCTGATCGCCGAATGCGATGACTTGGTGGCGCTGGTACAGAGCGGCCGCGCGAATGTGGCCTTCGCCGAAATGCAGGAAAGCTACCCGCCGGACCTTGTCAGTTCGACCGTGGATGAGCGCACCGAGATCGCCTTGTTCGTGTCGCCCCAGCACCCGCTGGCGGCGCAGAAAACCATTCATCAGGACCAGCTCTATCAGCACCGCGAGTTGCGCCTGGCGACCATCGTCAATCCGTATGAAAGTCGGGCGAAGGGCCGCGTCTGGTCGGCGCCGAGTTATCTGATGCTGCTGGAAATGGCCCAGGGCGGTTTCGGCTGGGCGCCATTGCCCCGCTGGCTGGTAGAGCGTTTCGGGCCGGGTACATTGCAGGAACTGGAGGTACGTGGCTGGCCGAAAACGGTGTCGGTGGATGCTCTGTGGTCGCGTCTGAACCCGCCTGGACCGGCGGGGAGTTGGCTGCTCGGCAGGATGCTGGAATAA
- a CDS encoding glycerophosphodiester phosphodiesterase has protein sequence MPSTITKSALLLSMLLGLSQAQASSEPSPAALASRSGIPHPAVIAHRGASFDAPESTAAAYKLARDLGADYLELDLQRSKDGVLFALHDNDLQRTSDVASKFPERKDSPANAFTMAELKTLDAGSWFNSAYPDRARASYVGLKILTLDEIIDIAQGNSLHKPGLYIETKEPKQFPGIEHDLKKKLQDRGWLSPAGSKLAKSELAVGQGKGKVILQTFEKSSLELLQKEMPQVPKILLLWVAEGSIEPESKVSFAESGEHDKAAYYAKQHPKDKAEFQRWVDYAKTQGAIGTGPSAALTHGGDQSYSDLVQPWMNQYTHEQGLLVHVYTIDDAVDYQKVMDAGVDGIFTNRASELLKFYKRPAAASVTQVLQNNGY, from the coding sequence ATGCCTTCAACCATCACTAAAAGCGCCCTGCTGCTGAGCATGCTGCTTGGCCTCAGCCAGGCACAGGCGTCCAGCGAGCCAAGCCCGGCAGCGCTGGCCTCGCGTTCAGGCATCCCGCACCCGGCAGTGATTGCCCACCGTGGCGCGTCTTTCGATGCCCCGGAGTCCACCGCCGCCGCGTACAAACTCGCCCGCGATCTGGGCGCCGATTACCTGGAACTGGACCTGCAACGCAGTAAGGATGGCGTGCTGTTCGCCCTGCACGATAACGACCTGCAACGCACCTCCGACGTTGCCAGCAAGTTCCCCGAGCGCAAGGACAGCCCAGCCAACGCGTTCACCATGGCCGAGCTGAAAACCCTGGATGCCGGCAGCTGGTTCAACTCCGCGTACCCGGATCGCGCGCGTGCGTCCTACGTGGGCCTGAAAATTCTGACCCTCGATGAAATCATCGACATCGCACAAGGCAACTCGCTGCACAAGCCTGGCCTGTACATCGAAACCAAGGAGCCCAAGCAGTTTCCCGGCATCGAGCATGACCTGAAAAAGAAACTGCAGGACCGTGGCTGGCTAAGCCCGGCCGGTTCGAAACTGGCGAAAAGCGAGCTAGCCGTGGGTCAGGGCAAAGGCAAGGTGATCCTGCAAACCTTCGAGAAAAGCAGCCTCGAACTGCTGCAAAAGGAAATGCCTCAGGTACCGAAGATTCTGTTGCTGTGGGTCGCAGAAGGCAGCATCGAGCCGGAGTCGAAAGTCTCGTTTGCCGAGTCCGGTGAGCATGACAAAGCCGCTTACTATGCCAAACAGCACCCCAAGGACAAAGCCGAGTTCCAGCGCTGGGTCGACTACGCCAAAACCCAGGGCGCCATCGGCACCGGCCCTTCCGCAGCGCTCACCCACGGTGGCGATCAGAGTTACTCGGACCTGGTACAACCGTGGATGAACCAGTACACCCACGAACAGGGCTTGCTGGTTCACGTCTACACCATCGACGATGCGGTGGATTACCAGAAAGTCATGGACGCCGGTGTCGACGGTATCTTCACCAACCGCGCCAGCGAACTGCTGAAGTTCTACAAACGCCCGGCCGCCGCCAGCGTGACGCAGGTACTGCAGAACAACGGTTACTAG
- a CDS encoding DUF2025 family protein, whose translation MRITSQLICQAADQLKGFVGLNRKTGHYIVRFSEDSFGMDVADDGIIPTSEFVWAVGPSQSMTLKRELIQLLLDQNIDDRINITQPLRVYMNRRDVPEISAVRSLVRG comes from the coding sequence ATGCGCATCACTTCCCAGCTCATCTGCCAGGCTGCCGACCAACTCAAGGGTTTCGTCGGCCTCAACCGCAAGACCGGCCATTACATCGTGCGCTTCAGTGAAGATTCGTTCGGCATGGACGTGGCGGATGACGGCATTATCCCCACTAGCGAGTTTGTCTGGGCTGTGGGCCCCTCGCAATCGATGACCCTCAAGCGTGAGTTGATTCAGTTACTGCTGGACCAGAACATCGATGACCGGATCAACATTACCCAACCGTTGCGGGTGTATATGAACCGTCGGGATGTGCCGGAAATTTCGGCGGTGCGGAGTTTGGTGCGGGGTTGA
- a CDS encoding multidrug/biocide efflux PACE transporter has protein sequence MSANKSITERIFQAMGFELLAIVICTPLLAWIMDKPMLEMGMVTVLIAALALAWNVVFNGMFDRALKRFAIAHTAWTRVVHALLFEGGLVAMGVPLIAWWLSVSLWQAFLLDIGVLLFFLPYTYIYHWVYDVVRERMVMQRACVE, from the coding sequence ATGAGCGCCAACAAATCCATCACCGAACGAATTTTCCAGGCCATGGGCTTTGAACTGCTGGCCATCGTCATTTGTACCCCGTTGCTGGCGTGGATCATGGACAAGCCGATGCTGGAAATGGGTATGGTGACCGTCCTCATTGCCGCCCTGGCTCTGGCCTGGAACGTAGTATTCAACGGGATGTTCGACCGTGCGCTCAAGCGCTTTGCCATTGCGCACACGGCCTGGACCCGCGTCGTGCATGCGTTGCTGTTTGAAGGCGGTCTGGTGGCGATGGGCGTGCCGCTGATTGCCTGGTGGCTGAGTGTCAGCCTGTGGCAGGCGTTTTTGCTGGACATCGGCGTGTTGCTGTTCTTCCTGCCGTACACCTACATCTATCACTGGGTGTATGACGTGGTGCGGGAACGGATGGTCATGCAGCGCGCTTGTGTGGAATAA
- the tsaA gene encoding tRNA (N6-threonylcarbamoyladenosine(37)-N6)-methyltransferase TrmO, with amino-acid sequence MTYSVSPIGFVRSCFKEKFAIPRQPQLAPAARGVLELVTPFDQGDAVQGLEQVSHVWLLFLFHQALEEKPRLKVRPPRLGGNKSMGVFATRATHRPNGIGQSVVKLDKVEANRLWVSGIDLLDGTPVLDIKPYVPYADIIDSASNSIASAAPQLIAVHWADSALQQAHEHALRLGEPLVELIEQCLAQDPRPAYQTPAPQREYGAQFWDVDVRWHYPTPEMIRVLEVIPANA; translated from the coding sequence ATGACTTACAGCGTTTCCCCCATCGGCTTCGTGCGCTCCTGCTTCAAGGAGAAATTTGCGATTCCGCGCCAGCCGCAACTGGCACCGGCCGCTCGCGGCGTCCTGGAACTGGTAACGCCCTTCGATCAGGGTGACGCGGTGCAGGGACTGGAGCAGGTCAGCCATGTCTGGCTGTTGTTCCTGTTCCATCAGGCCCTGGAAGAAAAACCACGCCTGAAGGTGCGCCCGCCTCGCCTCGGCGGCAACAAGTCCATGGGCGTGTTTGCCACGCGCGCCACGCATCGCCCCAATGGCATCGGGCAGTCCGTGGTCAAACTGGACAAGGTCGAAGCCAATCGTCTGTGGGTCTCCGGCATCGATCTGTTGGACGGCACACCGGTGCTCGACATCAAACCCTACGTGCCGTACGCCGACATTATCGATTCGGCGTCCAACAGCATCGCCAGCGCGGCGCCACAGTTGATTGCCGTGCACTGGGCAGACTCGGCGCTGCAACAGGCTCACGAACACGCCCTGCGTCTTGGTGAGCCGTTGGTTGAGCTGATTGAGCAGTGCCTGGCGCAAGACCCGCGCCCGGCGTACCAGACGCCTGCACCGCAGAGAGAATACGGTGCGCAGTTCTGGGACGTGGATGTGCGCTGGCATTACCCGACGCCAGAGATGATTCGGGTGCTAGAGGTCATCCCCGCAAACGCATAA
- a CDS encoding PepSY domain-containing protein — translation MKTLTALFTAAAMTLTAGLAQAKDVPVDQIPQLVKDGKIKPLEELNQIVMKLHPGATITDSDLDKHSTIYEYEVELRDAQNVEWDVDLNATTGEVLKNKKDD, via the coding sequence ATGAAGACTCTGACTGCCCTGTTCACCGCTGCAGCCATGACGCTCACTGCTGGCCTGGCCCAGGCCAAAGATGTTCCCGTCGATCAGATTCCTCAACTGGTCAAGGACGGCAAGATCAAGCCGCTCGAAGAGCTGAATCAGATCGTGATGAAGCTGCACCCGGGCGCCACCATTACCGACAGCGACCTGGACAAACACTCCACCATTTACGAATACGAAGTCGAACTGCGTGACGCTCAGAATGTTGAATGGGACGTGGACCTGAACGCTACTACCGGCGAAGTCCTGAAGAACAAAAAAGACGACTGA
- a CDS encoding helix-turn-helix transcriptional regulator gives MASQAMKITLERIALFQFTPAHCAQARAMLGWSVETLSREAGVSANAIERFEARQDVLDVTRLALAYRFESEGLVFFPGFAPGRGMNVRGSTPNPVGRADFAMVE, from the coding sequence ATGGCCTCTCAAGCGATGAAAATCACCCTGGAACGTATCGCCCTCTTCCAATTCACCCCCGCCCACTGCGCCCAGGCCCGAGCGATGCTGGGCTGGAGTGTGGAGACGTTGTCCCGTGAAGCCGGTGTTTCGGCAAATGCGATTGAACGCTTCGAGGCGCGTCAGGACGTGCTGGATGTCACACGGTTGGCGCTGGCCTATCGGTTTGAATCTGAGGGACTGGTGTTCTTCCCGGGGTTTGCACCGGGGCGCGGGATGAATGTGAGAGGGTCTACGCCGAACCCGGTTGGGCGGGCGGATTTTGCGATGGTCGAATGA
- a CDS encoding inorganic phosphate transporter, giving the protein MATPSFTASPAPAGSAKLQLDKKPGLLTIVVFFAVLGIGLLFTAYSLMHDMRELGTVVTTWTPFLLLGVALLIALGFEFVNGFHDTANAVATVIYTNSLPPNFAVVWSGFFNFLGVLLSSGAVAFGIIALLPVELILQVGSSAGFAMIFALLIAAILWNLGTWWLGLPASSSHTLIGSIIGVGVANALMHGRDGTSGVDWAQATKIGYALLLSPLVGFGFAALLLLALRAFVKNRALYKEPKGDTPPPWWIRGLLILTCTGVSFAHGSNDGQKGMGLIMLILVGTLPMAYALNRAMPADQALQFAAVAQVTQQALVKAAPQPAPADPRSVLSEYVRSKDATPQLVPALAALTGSIGAEVKGYGSLSKVPAEAVSNVRNDMYLASETIRLMDKNKVVNFDADTSDKLQLFKQQIDNSTRFIPLWVKIAVAIALGLGTMVGWKRIVVTVGEKIGKTHLTYAQGASAETVAMLTIGAADMFGLPVSTTHVLSSGVAGTMVANGGGLQMKTIRNLLMAWVLTLPAAIVLSGSLYWLFTQLF; this is encoded by the coding sequence ATGGCCACCCCCTCCTTCACCGCCTCCCCGGCGCCAGCTGGCAGCGCCAAGCTGCAACTCGATAAAAAACCCGGCTTGCTGACTATCGTGGTGTTTTTTGCCGTACTGGGCATCGGCTTGCTATTCACCGCTTACAGCCTGATGCACGACATGCGCGAACTGGGCACCGTGGTGACCACATGGACACCGTTTCTGCTGCTGGGTGTGGCGCTGCTGATTGCGCTGGGCTTCGAGTTCGTCAACGGCTTCCACGACACCGCCAACGCAGTGGCCACGGTGATTTACACCAACTCGCTGCCGCCGAACTTCGCCGTGGTCTGGTCCGGATTCTTCAACTTCCTCGGGGTGTTACTGTCCAGCGGTGCAGTGGCCTTCGGCATCATCGCCCTGCTGCCGGTGGAATTGATTCTGCAGGTTGGGTCATCGGCTGGTTTCGCCATGATCTTCGCCCTGCTCATCGCGGCCATCCTGTGGAACCTTGGCACCTGGTGGCTGGGGCTGCCGGCGTCCTCATCGCACACGTTGATCGGTTCGATCATCGGTGTCGGTGTTGCCAACGCGCTGATGCATGGACGCGACGGCACCAGCGGCGTGGATTGGGCACAGGCGACCAAGATTGGTTATGCACTGCTGCTTTCGCCTTTGGTCGGTTTCGGCTTTGCTGCCCTGTTGTTGTTGGCCCTGCGCGCTTTCGTCAAGAACCGTGCGCTGTACAAAGAACCCAAAGGCGATACCCCGCCACCGTGGTGGATTCGCGGCCTGCTGATCCTGACGTGCACCGGTGTGTCCTTCGCCCATGGTTCCAACGACGGCCAAAAAGGCATGGGCCTGATCATGTTGATTCTGGTCGGCACCCTGCCAATGGCTTACGCACTGAACCGCGCCATGCCCGCCGATCAAGCGTTGCAATTCGCTGCCGTCGCGCAAGTTACCCAACAAGCGCTGGTGAAAGCGGCACCGCAACCGGCACCCGCCGACCCGCGCTCAGTGCTGTCCGAATACGTACGAAGCAAAGACGCGACACCGCAACTGGTGCCTGCGCTCGCCGCATTGACCGGTAGCATTGGCGCCGAAGTAAAAGGTTACGGGTCGCTGTCGAAAGTCCCGGCTGAAGCCGTGAGCAACGTGCGTAACGACATGTACCTGGCCAGCGAAACCATTCGCCTGATGGACAAGAACAAAGTCGTCAACTTCGACGCCGACACCAGCGACAAGCTGCAACTGTTCAAACAACAGATCGACAACTCCACGCGATTCATTCCGTTGTGGGTGAAGATCGCGGTGGCCATTGCTCTGGGCCTGGGCACCATGGTCGGCTGGAAACGCATCGTGGTGACCGTCGGCGAGAAGATCGGCAAGACCCACCTGACCTACGCACAGGGCGCCTCGGCGGAAACCGTGGCCATGCTGACCATCGGCGCTGCCGACATGTTCGGCCTGCCGGTGTCGACCACTCATGTCTTGTCCTCAGGCGTGGCCGGGACCATGGTTGCCAATGGCGGTGGCTTGCAGATGAAGACTATCCGCAATCTGCTGATGGCCTGGGTGCTGACCTTGCCGGCGGCGATTGTGCTGTCGGGCAGTTTGTATTGGTTGTTCACCCAGTTGTTCTAA
- a CDS encoding MBL fold metallo-hydrolase, which produces MANSMSPADNASTPEASRKAQGQYQNHTPIQRLSFGKTMGILWNAMFHKPRNTRPSAPVPVQPLTQEALIAAPNHSVYRLGHSTVLLKLRDKFWITDPVFAERASPIQWAGPKRFHQPPISLEDLPPIEAVILSHDHYDHLDHAAVLKLADKTKHFLTPLGVGDTLIKWGIDASKVRQFDWWQGTEIDGIQFIATPSQHFSGRGLFDSNSTLWASWVMIDGDTRIFFSGDSGYFDGFKRIGEQYGPFDLTLMETGAYNVDWPHVHMQPEQTLQAHLDLKGRWLFPIHNGTFDLSTHAWYEPFDRILALAWERNVSITTPQMGEAFNLMHPKRGEAWWLVMEEENERVVVQNT; this is translated from the coding sequence ATGGCCAATTCAATGTCCCCGGCGGATAACGCCTCCACACCAGAAGCGTCCCGAAAGGCTCAAGGGCAGTACCAGAACCACACGCCAATTCAGCGTTTGAGCTTCGGTAAAACCATGGGCATCCTGTGGAACGCCATGTTTCACAAACCGCGCAACACTCGCCCGAGCGCACCTGTGCCGGTGCAACCCCTGACCCAAGAAGCGTTGATCGCCGCGCCGAACCACAGCGTCTACCGACTCGGCCATTCCACTGTATTACTCAAGCTGCGCGACAAATTCTGGATTACCGACCCGGTCTTCGCCGAACGCGCGTCACCCATTCAATGGGCCGGGCCCAAGCGTTTTCACCAGCCACCGATCAGCCTGGAAGACTTACCACCGATCGAAGCGGTGATCCTGTCCCACGACCACTATGATCACCTGGATCATGCGGCCGTGCTGAAACTGGCAGACAAGACCAAGCACTTCCTGACACCGCTGGGCGTAGGCGACACGCTGATCAAATGGGGCATCGATGCCAGCAAAGTCCGTCAATTCGATTGGTGGCAAGGCACAGAAATCGACGGCATCCAGTTCATCGCCACCCCGTCGCAACACTTTTCCGGTCGTGGGTTGTTCGACAGCAACAGCACCCTTTGGGCCTCATGGGTGATGATCGACGGCGATACGCGAATCTTCTTCAGCGGCGACAGCGGCTATTTCGATGGCTTCAAACGCATCGGCGAACAGTACGGCCCGTTCGACCTGACCCTGATGGAAACCGGCGCCTACAACGTCGACTGGCCGCACGTGCACATGCAACCCGAACAAACCCTGCAAGCCCACCTCGACCTCAAGGGCCGCTGGCTGTTTCCGATCCACAATGGCACTTTCGACCTGTCGACCCACGCCTGGTACGAACCCTTCGATCGCATCCTGGCCCTGGCCTGGGAACGCAACGTATCGATCACCACGCCGCAGATGGGCGAGGCGTTCAACCTGATGCATCCGAAGCGTGGTGAGGCTTGGTGGTTGGTGATGGAAGAGGAGAATGAACGGGTGGTGGTGCAGAACACGTGA
- a CDS encoding transporter — protein MNHSIDQSHRDPDLFGLLYGFSFRPGERGREIDSAEALRCLQQPEDDEQFLWLHLNLAHAACERWMKSHLELPDEFFEALHEGSRSTRIEHVDSALLAVVNDVVFNLSSMVSSDVSTLWVCARSRLIISARLQPLHSVDKLRSSVKAGERFRSPLELLVHLLRDQGEVLTQIVRKTSLSVDQVEDQLLSSRPSTNRAELGANRRVLVRLQRLLALEPGSLLRLLNRPPQWLQKEDVKELRKSTEEFALIINDLTALGERIKLLQEEIAANLNEQSNRTLFTLTVVTVLALPINIIAGFFGMNVGGVPLSQDPEGFWILVALVATFTVIAGRWAFRKRQDY, from the coding sequence ATGAATCACAGCATCGATCAAAGCCATCGGGATCCCGATCTGTTCGGCCTGCTTTATGGATTCAGTTTTCGCCCAGGTGAACGCGGCCGGGAAATCGACTCGGCCGAGGCGTTGCGATGTCTGCAACAGCCGGAGGACGACGAGCAGTTTCTCTGGCTACACCTGAACCTCGCCCACGCCGCGTGCGAGCGCTGGATGAAAAGTCATCTGGAGCTGCCCGATGAGTTTTTCGAAGCACTGCACGAAGGCTCGCGTTCGACACGTATCGAGCACGTCGACTCGGCGCTGCTGGCGGTGGTCAACGATGTAGTGTTCAACCTCAGCAGCATGGTCTCCTCCGATGTCTCGACGTTATGGGTATGCGCCCGTAGCCGTCTGATCATCAGTGCGCGTCTGCAACCGCTGCACTCGGTGGATAAGTTGCGCTCGTCGGTCAAGGCCGGTGAACGCTTTCGTTCGCCTCTGGAACTGCTGGTGCATCTGCTGCGCGACCAGGGCGAAGTACTGACTCAGATCGTGCGCAAGACCAGCCTGAGCGTGGATCAGGTCGAAGACCAATTGCTGTCCTCGCGACCGTCGACCAATCGGGCAGAGCTGGGGGCCAACCGTCGGGTGCTGGTGCGCCTGCAACGGTTGCTGGCGCTGGAGCCGGGGTCATTGCTGCGTCTGCTCAACCGTCCACCGCAATGGCTGCAAAAGGAGGACGTGAAAGAGCTGCGCAAGTCCACCGAGGAGTTTGCCCTGATCATCAATGACCTCACGGCGCTGGGTGAACGGATCAAGCTGTTGCAGGAAGAAATTGCCGCCAACCTCAACGAACAAAGTAACCGCACGCTGTTCACCTTGACGGTGGTGACGGTGCTGGCCTTGCCAATCAACATCATTGCCGGTTTCTTCGGCATGAACGTCGGTGGTGTGCCGCTCTCCCAGGATCCGGAGGGATTCTGGATTCTGGTGGCACTGGTGGCAACGTTCACCGTGATTGCCGGACGCTGGGCATTTCGCAAGCGACAGGATTACTGA
- a CDS encoding methyl-accepting chemotaxis protein, translating to MLLQKSLRTQILALLSGSLIATLLIALSCFHFLSSGVQNYANLIEGPLHTSQLIDEANLQFKVQVQEWKNVLLRGKQPADLNKYWAQFEDRQRDVQNILGELAGQKGIEPQLKTRIERLRDEHRLLGAAYQKGRDAFVAAGGDPAAGDAALKGVDRAASDQMSELVSALRKQGAEQSTLISASADRTVWLGIVVMLASGLLIGLLSLWLVNRNLVEPIRQLIDYVAQLSQGRIAERVSSHRQDELGKLAMAANTLRDFLAETFSRLQRSASDLDSASGELNSIATVMAGGTNEQFNRTDQVATAMNEMSATAQEVARHAADAARAADDADQNAQQGEKVMQGTIHTITQMRGEITNTANVIRQLETDSGRIGKVLEVIRGIAEQTNLLALNAAIEAARAGEAGRGFAVVADEVRSLAQRTAASIIEINQIIQTVQTGAIDAAQAIESGQARSDESVEQVTQAGAMLERITLAVEAIRDMNRQIATAAEEQTSVAEDISRNLTEITSIASTNLDNVQRTEAASHNLHGLSGQLNEVTARLRA from the coding sequence ATGCTTTTGCAAAAGTCCCTGAGAACGCAAATTCTCGCCCTGCTGAGCGGTAGTCTGATCGCGACGCTGTTGATCGCACTGAGCTGCTTTCATTTTCTGTCCAGTGGTGTGCAGAACTACGCCAATTTGATCGAAGGTCCGCTGCATACCTCGCAATTAATCGATGAAGCCAACCTGCAATTCAAGGTGCAGGTTCAGGAGTGGAAAAACGTCCTGCTGCGTGGCAAGCAGCCGGCAGACCTGAACAAGTACTGGGCGCAATTCGAAGACCGACAGCGCGACGTGCAGAACATCCTTGGCGAACTGGCCGGACAAAAGGGCATCGAGCCGCAACTCAAGACCCGTATCGAACGCTTGCGTGACGAGCACCGTTTGCTGGGGGCGGCCTATCAGAAGGGTCGTGATGCCTTTGTGGCAGCAGGCGGTGACCCGGCGGCCGGTGACGCAGCGCTGAAGGGCGTGGACCGTGCGGCCAGCGATCAGATGAGCGAACTGGTCAGCGCGTTACGCAAGCAGGGCGCGGAGCAATCGACGCTGATCAGTGCCAGTGCCGATCGCACGGTATGGCTGGGCATCGTTGTCATGCTGGCCTCGGGGTTGTTGATTGGCCTGCTGAGCCTGTGGCTGGTCAATCGCAACCTGGTCGAGCCGATTCGCCAGTTGATCGATTATGTTGCCCAGCTTAGTCAGGGCCGTATCGCTGAGCGCGTGTCCAGTCACCGTCAGGATGAACTGGGAAAACTGGCAATGGCTGCCAACACACTGCGCGATTTTCTCGCTGAAACCTTCAGCCGTTTGCAGCGCAGTGCTTCGGACCTGGACAGCGCCAGCGGTGAGCTGAACTCGATTGCGACCGTGATGGCGGGTGGCACCAACGAGCAGTTCAATCGCACCGATCAGGTGGCCACGGCGATGAACGAAATGTCTGCCACCGCACAGGAAGTGGCGCGTCATGCGGCCGATGCAGCACGGGCAGCGGACGACGCCGACCAGAACGCGCAGCAGGGCGAAAAAGTCATGCAGGGCACGATTCACACCATCACCCAGATGCGCGGTGAAATCACCAACACTGCCAACGTGATCCGCCAATTGGAAACCGACAGCGGTCGCATCGGCAAAGTGCTGGAAGTGATCCGCGGCATTGCCGAACAGACCAATCTGCTGGCGCTCAACGCTGCCATCGAAGCGGCCCGTGCCGGTGAAGCCGGGCGTGGTTTCGCGGTGGTGGCCGATGAAGTGCGCAGCCTGGCCCAGCGCACGGCGGCATCGATCATCGAGATCAACCAGATCATTCAAACCGTGCAGACCGGCGCGATCGATGCGGCTCAGGCGATTGAAAGCGGACAGGCGCGCAGCGATGAAAGCGTTGAGCAAGTGACCCAGGCCGGTGCCATGCTGGAGCGCATCACCCTGGCCGTGGAGGCGATCCGCGACATGAATCGCCAGATCGCCACCGCTGCCGAAGAGCAGACCTCGGTGGCCGAAGACATCTCGCGCAACCTCACCGAGATCACCAGCATCGCCAGCACCAATCTGGATAACGTGCAGCGCACCGAAGCGGCGAGTCACAACCTGCATGGTTTGTCGGGGCAGTTGAATGAGGTGACGGCACGTCTGAGGGCGTGA